One Mus musculus strain C57BL/6J chromosome 2, GRCm38.p6 C57BL/6J genomic window, atggaaagatctcccatgctcatggattggcaggatcaatatagtaaaaatggctatcttgccaaaagcaatctacatattcaatgcaatccccatcaaaattccaactcaattcttcaacaaattagaagggcaatcggcagattcatctagaataacaaaaaacctaggatagcaaaaactcttttcaaggataaaagaacctctgttggaatcaccatgcctgacctaaagctttactacagagcaattgtgattaaaaactgcatggcactggtatagctacagacaagtacaccgaaggaatagaattgaagacccagagatgaactcacacacctatggtatcttgatctttgacaagggagctaaaaccatccagtggaaacaagacagcattttcaacaaatggtgctgacacagttggtggttatcatgcagaagaatgcgaattgatccattcctatctccttgtactaaggtcaaatctaagtgaattaataaactccacataaaaccagagacactgaaacttatagaggagaaagtagggaaaagcctcgaagatatgggtccaagggaaaaattcctcaatagaagagcaatagcttgtgctgtaagatcaagaattgataaatgggacctcctaaagttgcaaagcttctgcaaggcaaaagacaccgtcaataagacaaaaaggccaccaacagattgggaaagcatctttacctatcctaaatcagataggggactaatatccaaaatatataaagaactcaagaaggtggactccagaaaactaaataaccccattaaaaaagaggctcagagctgaacaaagaattctcacctgaggaataccgaatggctgagaagcacctgaaaaatgttcaacatccttaatcatcagggaaatgcaaatgaaaacaaccctgagattccacttcacaccagtcagaatggctaagatgaaaaattcaggtgacagcagatgctggcaaggatgtggagaaagaggaacactcctccattggtgggattgcaagcttgtacaaccgctctggaaatcagtctggcggttcctcagaacattggacatagtgctactggaagatccctcaatacctctcctgggcatatatccagaagatgttccaactggtaagaaggacatatgctccactatgttcagcacagccttattaataatatccagaagctggaaagaaccaagatgtccctcaacagaggaatggatacagaaaatgtggtacatttacacaatggagtactactcagctattaacaagaatgaacttatgaaattcctaggcaaatggatggacctggagggcatcatcctgactgaggtaactcaatcacaaaagaactcacatgatatgtactcagtggtaagtagaaacttagaataaccaagatacaagatacaatctacaaaacacatgaaactcaagaataacgaagaccaatgtgtggatactttgccccttcttagaattgggaacaaaacacccatggaaggaattacagagacaaatttggagctgagatgaaaggatggacattctagagactgccatacccggagacccatcccataatcagcctccaaacgctgacaccactgcatactccagcaagattttgctgaaaggaccctgatatagctgtctcttgtgaggctatgctgaggcctgagaaacacagaagtggatgctcacagtcagctattggatggaacacagggccccgaatggaggagctagagaaagtacccaaggagctaaaggggtctgcaaccctataggtgtaacaacaatatgaactaaccagtacccccagagttcatatctctagctacatatgtatcagaagatggcctaatcggccatcattgggaagagagtccccttgattttgcaaattttatatgcctcagtaagggggaatgccagggccaagaagtaggagtgggttggtaggggagtgggaggaggagggtttggggtacttttgggatagcgtttgaaatggaaatggaaaaagtacctaattaaaaaaataaatttaaaattaaaaaaaaaagaaagaaaaaaaaaaagaaagaaaaggagagaacccCATAACTGAGGGATAGAAAAATAAGGTTGGGTTCAACTGAAAGAGCCACCCAGTGTCAATCATTGGGTGAAtttgcatatgtacacatgtaaatGTGCCCCTGTTtaaacatgcacacgcacacccacacactcatacaattGAACTTTGTAAGTTTCAAGTGTGAAAATGTAGTTtatcatatttaatttaaaactgTGAATTATATCTCACTAATTTTCTTTTCATACTGTATACTTGACACATTGAATTGTGGTGAAAATATTACTAATAGTAAAACCATAACAAATGCAATACTGCTCTGGAGTGGAAAATTCTATGGTGAGTGTTGATGTAGGAGATTAAACATACCATTTATTTACTGAATTCCTTCAATAATTTCTTCAAATGAACTTTTAAATGTAGCagatatttgaataaataaattcatgatgTCAAAAATTAAAGCTatgtatagaaaacaaaaaactgatatttttctaaatgcacacatatatttgatattactaaATAATAGAGTAGTATAATTTGTAGTCAGATAattatacagaaaaagaaaatgtcttgtaTTTTGAAAGAGATGAAAACTAAATTTTCTCTGtttaaaaattacatgaaatCTTGCACAAAACAATTTGAAGACTATGAAAAAAGACTGTTGCAATATATCCTGTAGGGTTTCAAAATACATTGTCAGTATTAAAATTAAGTAGCCTTCATATATACTAGCTGCAAAGAATAtgaaaaagaagtgaaaaaatgTCTTAGTAGATACAGTCAAGAAATTGGTTTGAATGTAATCAATattaaatgaaatcataaaatcttaaagaaagtAATTGAGGATGTGAATAAATGGAGAAGTATCTTACTCAATGGAAGAATAAACACTTATCATTGTCTGTGTATCTGGAGTAAATAAAATGgtaaatttatattataaaaatacagtatttgtggatttttttaatAATGAGAACATATATCTTTAAAGCCAGCCAGGAATTAACATTTATAAGCAACTTGTATTCTCATTCATCTGAAGATCCCCAGTCTAtcaaacaatttttttaatgcatttttcaCATCCTTATTTCTGAAGCTGTAAATTATTGGATTCAACATAGGAAATACAACAGTGTAAAACAAAGCAACTACCTTATCAGTGTCTGGGGAATAGCTAGTGGTGGGACGCAAGTACATAAACAGCAGTGTTCCATAGAACAAGGTGACTGCTATGAGATGAGAAGCACAAGTGGAAAATGTTTTGCTCCTGCCTCCTGTGGACTTGATGCTCAAAACAGTAATGAGGATGCAAGAGTAAGAAATAAGGATGACCATGAAAGTGCTGGTCTGGATTGTACCACATAAAGCAAAGAGCAGAAGCTCATTAATATGAGTATCTGCACATGATAAAGCAAGGAGAGGTGGGATATCACAAAAAAAGTGGTTGACAATATTGGACCTACAGTATGGAAGCATAAATGCAAGGGATACATGCACCAGTGAGGTCACGCTTCCGCTAAAATAAGCCAACACAACAAAGCTGAAGCAGACCCTTCGAGACACCAATGTAGAGTAAAGCAGTGGGTTGCAAATGGCTGCATAGCGGTCGTATGCCATTGCAGCCAGGATAAGGCACTCAGCATCTGCAAAGCATGCAAAGAAAAACATCTGTATAGCACATCCACAGAATGAGATGCTCTTCTTGGAGGCTAAGAAGTCTACCAGCATTTTAGGTGCAATGGCTGTAGAATAGCTGATATCTAAGAAAGACAGATTGCTAAGAAAGTGATACATGGGAGTTTGAAGGCTTAAGTCAATATTAACTAGGATTATTAAGCCAATATTTCCCACCAAAGTTAAGGTGTAAACTatgaaaaacaccaaaaatagCATGAGTCTTAATGGCTGGTAATCTGTAAATCCGATAAATATAAACTCTGTTGGCTTGGTATAGTTTGTATACTGCATCTTCTTgggcttcttgattttctcattggCAGTTGATGATATCCAGCAATGTAAAGTTCTCTGGGTGACAGATGAACCAATGTCCTTGTTTTCTCCTCTAAGGAAGcaagaataatatatatatgatagacaCAATTTTTAAATAGATAGGATAGCCTACATTATTTCATTTAGGCATCACTATTTTCTCATTAATAATAATCATACCATGTTGGAGTTACAATTTGGGGCTAAAATTAGATCAAGTATATTTTATAACTCTAAATTTTATCAGAAACCTTTATGTAATACTAAAATGTGcttttagaatttcataaataagCCACacttatcaaaatatatttatttaagtttATTGGAAACAACAGAACAATAAACAGGgaagaaaaaattaataattgcATAAATGCCACTAGAAGAAAATAAGGTATAATCACTACAATACCAACCCCATAACCATAAAGCAACAGTACATAGAATAGCTTTCTATTACTTAAATCGTGATTATTCCTAATTATAGGATTTAAAGCTGGTGTACAGTTTCATACACCACCTGTTTACCCATGGTAGTTGATATGGTCCTgataaaagtaataaataactAGTATAAATTATGAAGTATGGACAGTAGACAGTTTATTTGCATGTctcattttatttagatttcttgattgtaatatataatgttagagaacatttttttaCAGTTGCACTGAAACAAAAGATATAATTAATTTATCTACGTTCACATGACTTTTTACTC contains:
- the Olfr1111 gene encoding olfactory receptor 1111, whose product is MQYTNYTKPTEFIFIGFTDYQPLRLMLFLVFFIVYTLTLVGNIGLIILVNIDLSLQTPMYHFLSNLSFLDISYSTAIAPKMLVDFLASKKSISFCGCAIQMFFFACFADAECLILAAMAYDRYAAICNPLLYSTLVSRRVCFSFVVLAYFSGSVTSLVHVSLAFMLPYCRSNIVNHFFCDIPPLLALSCADTHINELLLFALCGTIQTSTFMVILISYSCILITVLSIKSTGGRSKTFSTCASHLIAVTLFYGTLLFMYLRPTTSYSPDTDKVVALFYTVVFPMLNPIIYSFRNKDVKNALKKLFDRLGIFR